From Erigeron canadensis isolate Cc75 chromosome 5, C_canadensis_v1, whole genome shotgun sequence:
ttttaattgatgCATATAATGTAGTGTGCAAAAGTGACCCATTAAAGAAAATACGTACTCACGGATATAAATAGACACTTTCTGTTTCACAAGCTTTACTTGCAAAGACATAACCAATGGAATTACCAGAAAAGCTGCCAACTGAGCCCAAAGGCTTACTACAAACTCATGAATTATACAAGGTTAGTTCATTTCTATcattgatatataaatgaacatCTTCTAAAGTTGAAAATAATTGAAGGAGTAAAGGTGTAAAGTTAATTAGAACAGATCTTAACCATGAAATTAAATcaaatgtcaaaattaaaaaaaattatcgaATCTTAACctttcattaattttaatttaatgatgaATAGTTAAAACTTCATAAAAAATAAGTTCGATCTTGTGCTTATTGTAGTACATTCTTGAGACTAATGTGTACCCTCGTGAACCCGAACCATTGAAGGACCTTCGAGCTGTTACCTCTACACACCCATGGTACAtaattacacacacacacacacacatatatatatatatatagtttattatatatatgtacgttATTTGAACTAATTAAAGTTAGATAAAGAATGTttctttgtatttatttttatgaaggGCTGTGATGGGTACTGCACCCGATGCGGGCCAAATGATCACGATGCTGTTGAAGCTCGTTGGTGCCAAGAAGACCATAGAGATTGGCGTTTTTACGGGTTACTCATTGCTCTTGACCGCTTTAACAATTCCTGATAACGGcaaggttaattaattaatttgtgaaAGAATTTGGTTCAAGAAAAATTAATTTTGTGTTATACATTTTTTCAACCGTATAATATATTTGTGCAGATTGTAGCAATAGATGTTAGTCGAGAATGGTATGAGGTTGGTCGCCCGGTGATCGAAAAGGCAGGGGTGGAAAATAAGATCGAGTTTATCGAGTCGTTGGCTCTACCAGCTCTCGATAAGATGCTAGAAAATGTAAGTTTTCATAACTAgctagaaataataataataagatcatAAATAGGTTAAATTGTCGCATGAAACAAATTGTTAAGATTTTTTATGCTTATGTCATGTCGTTTTCTTTTCACCTATAATAATTTCCTCATGTTGGTAAAGAAATGATCGGCCAGTGTATATAtcgtcaataaaaaaaatacgagAAGTAAATTTAGTTATTAGTCGATATAAGTGTATATTAAATACGGTAGATTAAAGCGAGGTCCATAATAATATGTGACCTTTTTTTGACGAATATCACATTAATGTGATATAATGATAATACTCATGGAAAAGTTATTGACAATACATTTAATGAGTACAATAAATAGTTTTTGGTgagtactttttaaaattaggTGCGTTTGCATATATTTACTCGTATATTTTTATTAGGTGCTTAATTAGCTTTGGGCCTTTTGGCAATATGGTTTGTGTATGTTGTTTGGGTTTGCACACCTAATAACACCTTAACTTATGTGTTGACATATAGCCCGAAAATGAAGGAAGTTTTGACTATGCTTTTGTTGATGCGGACAAACCAAACTACATCAACTATCATGAGAGGTTAATGAAACTATTGAAGGTGAATGGGATGGTTGTGTATGACAACACGCTCTGGTTTGGCTCGGTTGCACAACCCGAGGATTCTGTACCTGAAGAATTTAGAGAGGGAAGAATAGCTGGTATAGAGTTTAACAAAGCGCTCGCAGCTGACCCTCGTATTGAAATCTCCATGGTTCCATTAGGTGATGGCATTACCATTTGTAGACGTCTCTACTAGAAAGAAATCGATCTAGAAGTCGTTCTACGTACTATCTTTCGTTATGCATAAATTTCCGTTAATCTAAGTGTTGATCAATGGTTTCGTCTATCGAAGTATTAGTTTTCGTTATGCATAAATTTCCGTTAATCTAAGTGTTGATCAATGGTTTCGTCTATCGAAGTATTAGTTTAAtcatgaaataataaaatttccTTTTGTTGAACATGATTCCTTAGTTGGGTTAATTTATAGTAATTAATGTACGTGTATGTTGGTATAATTACGGgcttctttgttttttttttataactattaagtaattgaattaataaagtgatgataaataatgtttgtatggagtaagtaatttatttattaaataaaaaaaataaatacttgtGATAATTTAAtagattaagtatttttaattatttcaaaacattttgattaaaaaatcaaaaaatactaTCTATGTTTGATTAGAAAGAAAAGatggaaagaaaaatatatatcggAATTTGTAAGTATAGTGGGTGATGacaatagccttgtgatttcggattgtaaattcaaaattttgaagtctttattttaataacttattatattaaatataaataataggagttgaagaattgagaaagaaaaataaacaattttattaataagaacGATCActcaaataagattattatatgttttatatctatAAGCCAAAAGTTAGagttatatataactaaaaaagctaatagttttaaaaaaatattaagttatgggaattagattaaaatcataggttaagattaaaaggtcatttttgaatcttagcctttgattttaatttaagggtTATGATTCTCCTAATTATACCTATAAAGTTCAAGTAACTTTAAAGAATCTCTATCCGATTTCATGATAACTTCATAGGAAGAAATTGTAACCATTATTCGAAGACTAATTTCTAAGGcacataattataataaaaaaaattatatgaagtTTGTAATATTTAAATGGATTGGAAAAAACAAAGCTTATTGCTGTCCTTATGATATCTATTAAGGTCATCTTTAGTAGCAACATACCTATCACCTTAGCATATTGTTTCAACAAATTAGATTACGATACTAAACATATTTTTCATTAGGGAAAAGATTAGGTAAAACATACAGTACCTATCTTAAGTAAAGTAGAGGGGAATTATGTAAAGTTCAGGagagattatataaaattcatgagagtctatatatgtttatcaaattcaaggtttaatttgtaacattttttaaagtggtagtacctaaacttaggtaaagtctgcagtacggatcattttcccttttcTTTAACTCAACATACTAAAACTCAATATGTCAAATATCccatcatcatttatattaaattaaaaaaacaaattatattagttgaaaacattatatcaaattcggaaaactttttatttaaaaaataaaaaaatactattatatttttttaaagaaactagtgcattaaaaaaactattaaacttgttttacaataaccaacatttctctctctctctctatatatatatatatataacagaaatggaaaaaaattaaaaacatatatatatatatataaagagagataaaacagaaaaaggaaaaaacaagaaaacaggaagaagaagaaaaaaattgaaGGCATTTATAGTTGTTAAAGTGAGGGGtaagttttgtaatttttttttcaagttcaaACAGTCATTTTGCTAAAATCCAATAAAAATGGTAATACAGACGCTCCTAATATTCACTAGCATCAGCCAGAAGTAGTCGATGGAAGGAGCCGATGCTGGTTATCGATATTTTTCGATGGATATGATGCAATGGAGCCGAGGAGACGATACTTGCCGATTGAAGAAGCCGACACCCTTGCTCCGAAGGGAAAACTTAATCAATAAAATCACATGACTATTGGATGGGTAGAGATCCCCTCAAGTTGTGATAACTTGAGGGGTAAAGTTGAAAAGATATTGACCatttgatcaaaatcaagaGTTGATATTCAATGATGATCattaaatcttgaccattaatttcaatttaatgGTCATGATCTTCCTAACTTTACCCCTCATTTTTAAGATTAACTTGATGGAATTTTCACCCTGGACTTATTGGAATGATCAAAAGTCTTAGCTTTacctacaaaaacaaaaatttttatggTGTGTTTTGTTgtgaaaaaagtttttttgtctttcatttttaatttttcaaagaaTTATAAGCATTTATTACTTACAGAAAACAAAAGTAAACTTTAAAAAcgtatattattaaaaaaaaatgttattttcattttccattatCATTTTAGACTAAGATTATATTTTACAACAAGAATATGTTGAAGGTTCAAAATCCGTAGTCAACATGCTAAGGTTACCCACATTAATGATTAAGTATTTATCCCACAAACAACCTAATTAGCATTGatatgtttagaaaaaaaaaaaaaaaaaacctaattagCATTGATACATCAACTTTTAACTTATTCTTCCTGACAAACACTTTTAACCCACATGATTTCCACACTATATCCCATGCTTTTACTTTGCAACTTTTGTCATCTACCTCAATCTTGTATCATCTTTTCTCACAAACACCTAAGAATGGATATCCTCTACTTCATCACTTACATCTTACTCTTCCTATAAACACCCTTTATCTGACCACAAATTGAAATTTCCTATTGTGGATGGTCTAATGTGACATTTTGGTATTGCAGTTGCTCTTAATGAGTGTTTAGTACAATGGAATAGAAAgggtggaaaaaaaaataggaaaaagttTCTTTGTTTGGTTACAATGGAAAAtggaaaaaataatgaaaaattagGAATCAATTTTATTCCCTCCATTCACTgtaaattgtagagaatggatgaaaatgaatttttttttataatgttatatgaattagattttttttttaatttttttatataaatattagatttaattattatataaaactttatattttttatattattttactgTTTTgccaaacaaaaaaatttattcctTTTCTAAatactcattttcttttttattatttctattcttcattttttttaattatttcctcATACCAAACACCTATCTATTTAGAAGGGTACGTGAAATCATCATTGAGACAGCCCGACAGGCCAGCTTATTTTCCCTGGCCGACTGATCCTTTCCATTTATGGTAAGACGCATATCCAACCTACCTTCCTTCCTTTATCCTTCTTTTCCTAAATtgtttcatcaataatttaattTCTTACGGGGTATATATCTACGCACATAAAGTTTTGTTTATTCCCACAACGATGCTCACTGTCTTGATTTCTTGGGTATAAGTACGTTTGATTTAGAAAGAAAAGACGGAAAGACAAAAATTTGTGGTTGtcaaaaatgttatttatttctaatttatatatggaaaatgataaaaaaaaaaaaaaaaaaattttaaaatagtctaaaaatcttcttaaaacTATAAGAAGGTAACATATGTTATTCACTAATTCTCATTCCTAATTTCGCCtctaattttttcacatgtcatcatctcatgatTAGGAGGATGtttcctttatatatactaatactagtgttcagacccgtccaatggacgaaaagtctcaaaatatattaatcaatgttaaaaaattggaattcatgtatattaaatcttcatgaccaatatcacaacttaatccaTACGTAAGTTAAAGaatgaaatatatgaaaattagcTTCCAGTTtaccctcttttagttatattattatagattatagatatagatgctATACCCTTATCATAAAACTAAGTGTATATATGGGACGTGTGAgttataaaaaaccaaaactcGACTCATAGATAGCCGTCATTGTTTATATCGCACATCGAAATTTGTCTTTACTTTTTGCGTATGTGATTACGACcaatatgttttcaaatataTCTTGGTTTATCTACACTACATGCTCGACCACTACTATTGTTACTACTATATAAAGGATGTTTctcttttatctttctttactcAACAAATGTTTGAGTTGATTGtatgatactttttttttagtgaGACCGCCATCTCTGCTTACCATTATTCGATTATTAATTTCTAATGctcttaataatataataaaaatggatttcaaaaaacaaaacttattaCTATTCTATGACATCATTCAAGGACCAAGGTCATCTCTACTAACAATACCAATATTCCCAACATACCAGTCATGTGAGCATACTATTTCAACACATTAAATTATGATTCTCAACACATTTTATTTGAACTCATTATGTTAAAGCCGGTATGTCAATGTCtcatcatcatttatattaaattGAAAATTACATTATATTAGTTGAAAACATTATATTTAATTCGGAAAActttataatacatataaatgaaaaataatatattttttttaataaatacacTATTACagatacatttaaaaaaaatactaatacatatactaatatatttgaaagattaaataaaatattaaaacatttctaaaaacacacaaactaaaaaaaaaagttattcttaaaattaaaagataagcAAAAATTCACATACATTAAAGAAAATACTAATTTTAAAACTAAAGTTCATATAATATTCGGTCAGGGATAAGCCATCGGCGAGCATTTGGAAAACTTCCATATCGTATTTCAATTTTCTTGAACATTAGACATGATGCATTTCAGATTAAGTTCTTTTATTTGGGCACTTCTCGGCTTTGCCTTATGTTGAAATTTGCGACTTGTTCATTGATgtcaaatttataaaaacacGTACTATAAGATTAAGTTCTTCATACGCTAAATCATACATATGGTGTGTGTCAAAAGAACTTTCATCGGGAGATATGGtgtttgaatgaattaaatttattaaataaatttgtaAAATGAATGTATAGATAGGGAGTCTCAaggttttttatgtttaatggtTGAAATGATATTATTTTCTTGAtgtgaaaaaaaacaaaaaaaagttgaaattaTTACTGTAAGGGAACGtatattatttttcaacttttacaaGTTCATAAactttttctaaattttaagaacattaaatgtaaTAGAGGTATCAATCAATATTTTAAAGAGAAAAGTAATCAATAGTCACATGACTATTTCAATGAATGGTCAAAAGTTTTAGCTTGACCCATAAAAACAAAAGGATTTAAGTGTGTTTGGTTATAAAAAATGTCtttttagttaaattttatttttaacattttaaagaCGAAAGGGTTTTTCGTTTACAAAAATAGATAGAAACTTTTAAAAACACGTTTTAATtagaatatattatttttattttccaattaacattttagagttaattttaTTACCTACTCTTGACGTGTTAGTGGGGGACGACTGTTAGTGATAAAAACAACATCGAATAATgttgataattaatgtaaaagtaattgatgtaatgaataattaatgaaaataattaaaaagataaataactgatagtgtaatataatcattgaaaatatattttaaaaattttttctCATGTAACATTTAACACGGggaatattctttttataatatactataaaagtatagatatttGTAATAGCTAGTTTTGAGaattcatttattaaataaaatagttatgatataaataaaacaaatggtTCATCtcagattatttatttttttgttttttattatatgctAAATGTGACcaacttttcttttatatgttgtgttaaaattgaaattttgttttgttttttaagcagcatggttggataaATGGTAAACACCCCTGtttctggagacagaggttatgggttcgatcctcatcccatgcaaaggttggagggccttttctaccatttaggtagaaactggaagcagcttctctacttaggtagaggtaaggtctgcctacatcttaacctctcccatacaccgtcgaggtattggggctcaaaacccgcgcaaggcggcactgagcagttacttacttactgtTAATGGGTCACTTAATTTGTGTAAAAtgaggtatttttttttatattttgatggTTATATTAGAGATGATAACGGATGGAATATAGATGGAGCAATGAGAAGAAAAAGATGGATGAATAGAGGAGAGTGAAGTCGAAGATGAGAGTCATGCATAAAAGGGGATGTGATTAGGGAAATCAATGGGTTCGGGTTGGTGTGTTGAAAAACTccgaccctaacccaacccattAAAAGTTTTcggtcagaaatttcaaccctgacTCACAACCCATAAACTcatgacccaacccatgtgacctgataagcaaatatatatatatatatatatatacacatatagggtaaagttattttgagaactcttttttttgtgagaacctttgagaacttttcaaatcaagcccaaccgatgattgttcatTACATGAAagttgttttttgattattttctgaataacttatgtgtaaatttgaagtttataattgtgtgaagcatggattatcatccgttatacaattatgtggagattttgattcttgatcacatgtgcacgaatattgctatgatcacatgtatacaattcgatcacatgtaatcatagcaatattcgtgcacatgtgatcaaaaaatccaaatctccacataattgtataacggatgataatccatgcatcgacacaattataaacttcaaaattacacataagttattcataaaacaatcaaaaaacaattttatgtaaagaataatcatcggttgggcttgatttgaaaagttctcaaaggttctcgcaaaaaaagggttctcaaaataaattttcactatatatataaatataagatggaataaatcaaccaatataaagctttatCATTGATAGTGTAAGCTGAAAACGAAAAgtacaaaaagaaagaaatacgaggGTATTGTTAATACTGGGcacaaagttaataaacttaccgAATCATATTACATCACTTATCATCTCACAGAGTTTTGagttctctttttattttagatttCAAGTTTCTTTAGGTTAGAAATATAGAAAATGAGAATGAGGCTTATGGATTAGTGTAATGTGGAGTATGAGCTATTATATACTCCCCCATCCCATTAAAAGTGTcttactttgaatattcaaagtctttatttttaaactttgactttaaataaattttgttgtgttatataaaacttgataaaagttataccattaaaaaacacgtctaaaacacaatcaattcatataacttttatcaactattatctaatataaataaaattatttaaagtcaaagttgcaaatattaaactttgaaaattcaaaacatgacacTTCCAATGGAACGGAGGGAgtataattcaattattttaaatatattgggTTGGCGGGTCAACCTAACAATCCAACCGTGACCCAACCCAAAATAAatcaggttggtgggttgacgggttggtgGGTCGAAAATACTCAACTCTAACCTGCTTTTTTCAGGTTGAGTTTGGGTTGGGTCGAAATTGACAACCCTAGGTATGATGATGTATAAACATGAAAATACCCAACGTGCATGTCCCATGAGGAGTTTAACAGATTCACATTAACATCCATTAAAGAGGGGACTGCGTAATGAAACAAAAAGTCACTTTAGGGAGATgtaatgacaaaaaaaatatatatatgggaaaactTGATAATCTGATATATCCAAAGGGCAAAGGGCATTTAACGAAATTAATTCAACATtttaagtaatatattgattttacaacgataaattttaaaattttgtttttgaacaacaacaataatacttTAAAGTAAAATGATTAATATGCCTAATGATATGTCTAAAAGAGAGATCAAGTCATATGACAAGATCAAAGATAGAAATGatgaaagaaaattaatgaaaaacatGTGTTAAGTGATGTACTAAATCTGTCTATCTTTAAACATATGAATTAGGGATATATGGGAGAGGATTCTTTCAAGTTCTCGAACTCATGTTAAAGAAATCTTgacttttgaattaaaatcaagagttAAGATTCAAAGATTATTTTTGAATCTCAACCATTAATTTTAATCATAGGGCCAAAATGTTTTTAACTTGACCATCAAGTTAAAAATAACTTGAGTTAATCTTCTCGcaacatatatatcattatcttGGTGGGAATCGAACAAAACTCTATGCGTGGGAATATAGGATAGAAATAACTCCCTAAGAAATTAAACTATTGATGAAAACAATTTAGGAAAAGAATAATAAAGAAAGGTAGGTAAGATATGCTCCTTACCATAAGTGGAAAAAATCGGTGGGCCACACAAAATAAGTGGGCGAAAATAAGATAGATGCATGTCATGGCATTTAAGGGCAACTTTAatatcacaaattcacaatgaCACCTAACCCAGGACCCCGAACATGATTTGGCACTCGGCGCCATTTTATCACTCCATACCGTATCCATGGTTCGGCGTTCTTGGTTCGTGATAAGACGTTGGAATGCCGATGCTTGTCGTTGCTTGTAGTTtctagtaattttttttttttctgacttgctgtcatatatatatatagaattatagagGAAGAGTTATTTGAgaacatacaaataaaaaagaatgcgagaacaattctggaccactcattttcttatattttctttgtctttcattaaataagaaaattcaccaaaatcatTTAATATGCTTTatttcacaaaccgtaaatcgttagacgaaacaaaaaacatgagtagtcttaaaaattcgtcctctttcattagagatacaattcgatataattttgacaactttttaatttttggttttttttccccatcgcgatcatcctacacatgtgtaggttcattCTACACGTGTAAGATTATTGTTtttacatgtaaattagtaaatgaacatatgtacacaacaatgaaggtcaagggtgaagcccgtcaatccatg
This genomic window contains:
- the LOC122599280 gene encoding probable caffeoyl-CoA O-methyltransferase At4g26220, with translation MELPEKLPTEPKGLLQTHELYKYILETNVYPREPEPLKDLRAVTSTHPWAVMGTAPDAGQMITMLLKLVGAKKTIEIGVFTGYSLLLTALTIPDNGKIVAIDVSREWYEVGRPVIEKAGVENKIEFIESLALPALDKMLENPENEGSFDYAFVDADKPNYINYHERLMKLLKVNGMVVYDNTLWFGSVAQPEDSVPEEFREGRIAGIEFNKALAADPRIEISMVPLGDGITICRRLY